The nucleotide sequence AACTGGCCTTTAACTGAGGCTCTCTCACAAATATACTTCTAGCACATCGAAAACATTGCGTCTCTCACACCAGGAGAGTTGAAAGAAAACACTACACTACAATATTCTTATGAAAAATACCAGTGCCTTGCTGCGACAAAAAACTATTATATCAACTTGACAATAATTCCTGCGTTAATGTGCTTcaattctcctttttttcttttttttgctgtgattaGTCTCTCCTGCCATGCTCCATCTCCCATCATTAGCAATTTCTGTTTCACATCTTGTCATCAACCTTCTTCTACCATCTCCTATTCTTCTGGTCATTTCCTGTCCAGCACTACCACGTGACTGAGTATCTGCTCTGTAAAGACAACTCTGCTATTAGCTTCATCTATAACTCTCTAAAGTGATGATAATGAACGGGGCTGCACTTACAGTATCCACGAACTTGGGAGGAGAAGGGTGGTGCACAGGCAATAGCTCCATTCAGGGCCAAGATGTTAATAATGGCCGTCTGTAGCTGACTTAGGACTAGAACCAgctggggtaaaataaagcatagtatactgaaatgtttctgaatgacAAGTGGTTTTTTCCCACATTCTGAATGTATGGGTAAATATATGTGAATACATACTTTACTTTTCAGATCACCaagtaaaaagaaacattgtttATAAGGCCCATATGGTTTGTTTGATTTTCTATTGTAGCTGAGCTTGTCTGAGAATAGTTTTAGAATGGGGCCATATGGAGAGGTGTAAAATCATGTAACGGAGAATGAATGTTGAATGACTAGTTATAAAGGACAGTCAGAGCTAGGTTTACATGTttacaaattaatattaatcaCAATCTCACTAAGCATTAAGTTACTAACAAGTTATATAAGTGCCATTAACCAGCCTGAAACACACTATTGTTGCACGTCATGTTCCACATCATAATTGCACGTGCTAATGAAGAAATATGGGCTAATtagaaaaaagtacaaaagcaaaatattaatatagGAAATGTTTCAGTAAGataatgcataaatacaattgagTTTTTAGGGAGACCAACAAATCCAGGAAgagggccagatttggcatcatGAATAAAAGGCTAACATGTTAACAGAAGTTGTTTGGTAAATTTATTGTGGTATGCACTACTTACATTTAATGCACTAATATTTATAGACTATTCATAAGGAATCTGAAGAAGCTCCTAATTCCCATACATTTTCACACTGATCCTTGAATGTGTTCTGATCAGCTATGGCCACAGTTGGACTCACCTGGTACATGGCATATTTGGGAATGATCTTCTGGCTTCTCAAGGTGTTGCGGAGATTCATAAACATGATGGCAACAGGCCAGAGTGCGATGATGGTGAGAACCCCCACAAATGGGTTGATCCAGATTGCAGTTCCAGTTATCGTCAGCTGCAAGCATAGatattgttcatttattgttaCCAGATTTTAGTTTCTGTATGTTCAAACATACAGACACTAAgtccattgtttttgtttatagaaTGCCTTTATTGCAGCCCTGGAATTCACCTCCCATGAACATCGCTGTACATTTCACAAAGAGTTGCATTTCGTATGTTAAACTCAGCTCTGAAATGAATTATATAATCTACATGCACTCTGCAAAAGTGTTTTTGCATTCAGCTGAAAAAGTTCTGCTTTTCTATGGAATTGctatacagatttttttaaaatttggtgAATTTTGTCATGCGTAATGATGATATAGATCTTACTGGTGTGTGTCATGGGTTTTCATCCACAGGCCCACAGAGAGGTACTCATAGTGGGGACAGAGATACGCATAgtggagaggatgagagagaacagaacagTACTCACATCAGAGAGATCATAGTTCCCATTAGTCCAGAGCACTATGGATAAGATCGTGAAGACAGTTTTTAGCAGAGCAAACTGGAGTGATCCAAACTTCAATATGGTCAGTGTCCGCCTGGGGAAGAGTCAGACATTACACTGTAAAGAAGGCCCTTCCACCAACCAGGGAGCACTTGGTACCTGGGCCCCAACAGCCAGGAAGGAGGTGTAGTCATCTTGGGAGGGGACCAGGCAGCAGAGAGAAGGGGTGGAGTTACAGTGATATGGATGGTGTTGTGCATTGCACTACAAATCTTACTGACTACAGATGACAAGCCACAACTACCATTAATTGTAACAGTCATCTAATCATACTCGTAACTAAACAGCTTTTTTCTGAACAAACTATGGAACACAAGTTGCATGAGACTGCATAGGAGGAATGCAGTAAACACTATGAGAgcagttttctctctctgatttcaGCAATGCAGGGTAAAGTAAAAGCCTTTACCATTACACATGTACCACACATGAACAGAAGTACAGGCAGTAGTAATCACTATAGAAATCAAAGTGGTGCTGCTGCTATGTTTAGTTCATCTGGAATTATTTTAACAGTataatttaaacacatttaaattcatgaaatAAGAATATTGTTTCAAACCATTGGTTCCTGTTTGCATGCTAACTGCAAATTCACTTCCACTGATTTTTTGAGAAGTACAtatgtgctgttcatttttggATAATGTATGCCAAAAGTACAGCCTCCACCTTTACTTTAAAACTTTGATTATGAGCAGAAACTGACCAGGATTCTATATTGCGCCTCAGCATATGTCCCTCCCCTGCCAACTAACATTGCACACCTGGGAAGTCTTAACGGTGCACAGACCAGTCATAAAGGTGAGTTCAACAAAGTAGTTAATTCTGTTAAACAATGGCTCTGCTCACTTGAACCGTAGAACATTGACCTCTCTTATCAGCACCACTATACTGCACCAATtaacagcacagacactcaccCCTACAGCAGTGACAAAGTGTTTACCACAGAACAGACACTCAACCTGACTGCACAGAGATGGGATCCCTACCACAGGATAGACATATAGCCTACAACCAACAGTGATGTCAGGGAACTAGCTGACTGGGCTGTTGTTTCATGCATCCAGGCATGATTCAACTATGGCTCCAGTACCCTTTTATAACAACCAATGCGTGACCTTCCACATCCTGCTGTGACCCAACATACCGTGTGACTGGCACATGCGGCAGACAGggacagcagcaacagcagggccCTGTGCTAATCCGAAACCGGTCCTGCGCACAACGTCTCAGaaactcctcctctcctccacactcCTCCAACATCAGGATCAAGAACTTGTAAACAACAATTGCAAAgtacctgcagagagagagagaaaacattatattaatgtaaaaagACATACATAGTCAGTACTGGAGGGCCACAgcctctgctggtttttaatttcctttcaatcagcagccaatttcgGCCTTGAAAACAAGGCATGCTGACTCTTCTGCCAATCAATGACTTTAAGCACTTAAGTACAGGAACACCTGAACACCCAGCAGACATAGTGACCCTTCAatatttgagtttgagatccctgggCTACCCATTCAATTCAACACAACTTTACTGAATTGAAAGGTAAGAGACTATCAATGGATAGAGGCTGTATGTGCACAGTATGATAGTATGAATCAATAGTATGAATTACTGGCAGACTGAGACGTATTTATGACAGTGTTGTGACAATGAAGTATGCACCCGTTTTTAATGCCTGCTGAATTAATACCTGTTTAAATAACTGTCTCATCCCTGCATTATGGCAATTTTGATTGTTTAATTTGCAACTTTGTTCCATGTCAGGTCCTCCTTGTAAGAGATTTAGATTTCAGTGGGCCCTTTGAAGTAAAACAAAAggtaaataaagttttaattaGCTTGGGGCTTAGTAATTCCTCAGCGTTCTATGTGGGTTTAGTGCTTCCTATGGGTTCTCCATCTCTAATTCATGCAGCACAGAAGTGAGCATGACTTTTtcatatgtggaaaaaaaaaaaaaaaaaaaaactagtcaAGGAGTGAGTAATCTAGGACCATGTGAAGCT is from Anguilla anguilla isolate fAngAng1 chromosome 9, fAngAng1.pri, whole genome shotgun sequence and encodes:
- the LOC118235252 gene encoding organic solute transporter subunit alpha-like isoform X1, whose product is MPGFVFSSVFGLFLIHLDLFVAALRAGQGPALNLPIGTILQPGELDVFGIILYSILTLMAAVSLLVYLEESVYVYRKVPSPKKTTIIWVSGAAPVIATMSCLGLWIPKAIMFTDMTSASYFAIVVYKFLILMLEECGGEEEFLRRCAQDRFRISTGPCCCCCPCLPHVPVTRRTLTILKFGSLQFALLKTVFTILSIVLWTNGNYDLSDLTITGTAIWINPFVGVLTIIALWPVAIMFMNLRNTLRSQKIIPKYAMYQLVLVLSQLQTAIINILALNGAIACAPPFSSQVRGYLMSQQLLILEMFIITLVNRALYRRHYDNLPAADQHEKDNADNATIILHSKNGDNMA
- the LOC118235252 gene encoding organic solute transporter subunit alpha-like isoform X2; this encodes MDDFNFTIDPSCLQEAPLAVDVIKQLDVFGIILYSILTLMAAVSLLVYLEESVYVYRKVPSPKKTTIIWVSGAAPVIATMSCLGLWIPKAIMFTDMTSASYFAIVVYKFLILMLEECGGEEEFLRRCAQDRFRISTGPCCCCCPCLPHVPVTRRTLTILKFGSLQFALLKTVFTILSIVLWTNGNYDLSDLTITGTAIWINPFVGVLTIIALWPVAIMFMNLRNTLRSQKIIPKYAMYQLVLVLSQLQTAIINILALNGAIACAPPFSSQVRGYLMSQQLLILEMFIITLVNRALYRRHYDNLPAADQHEKDNADNATIILHSKNGDNMA